The genome window TATAATCTGGTGGACAAAGCTGAAGATGACCCAAAAGAGGCATTTTTAGTTAATCGTGAGGGAGTAAAGAATTTAGCTCTTTTGTGTCGCGAAAAGGGGATCTTTCTTGTTCATTACGGAACGGATTATATTTTTGATGGCAAAAAAGGAAAACCTTATACAGAAGAAGATGCGTCTAATCCCCTTAATCAATATGGCATTAGTAAATTGGCTGGCGAGAAAGCGGTTGAAGAAATTCTAAGTGATTATTTGATTTTTCGCGTTAGCTGGGTGTTTGGCAAGGGCAAGCAGAATTTTCTGTACAAGCTTAATGAATGGGTGCAAAAAAGCAATGCTCTTCAAATTACAGATGATGAAATTTCTGTTCCGACATCAGTGGATGATATTGTTGAGGGAACAATGCGAGCGATGAAGAAGAGTTTAGTTGGGCTTTATCACATGCCGAATAGCGGGCTTTGTTCTCGTTATGAGTGGGCAAAGTATTTCTTTGAGAGAATGCAAAAGAAGATTGATATCAAGCCTGTTTCGCTGGAAAGTTTTAATTTAAAAGCAAAAAGACCAAAGTTTTCTGCCATGTCCAACGAGAAGGTTTGCCAGCTTTTGAATTGGAACATGCCAAGCTGGCAGAAATCTGTTGAGAGCTTTATTAGTTTAAAACAAGGCAAATATTAAATTAAAGTACAGACACAGCTGCTGGGCCGCAGCTGCATCTGTATAAATTCGTGCGGCTGACTTGACGCTTCTTCTAGTCGCGTAAGTCAGGCACTCATTTAAAGGAAAAAATATGAAAGTTCCATTTGGCACGATTACAATTAACAAACAAGCAAAAGATCTTGTTAATGAGGCCCTAAACTCTGGTCGCGTTTCGTCGGGCAAATACGTTTCTGAATTCGAGCAAGGCTTTGCCAGCCTTGTTAATGCAAAAGAGGCGATTGCTGTCAGTAGTGGCACGGATGCTGATATTTTAGCTTTGGCAACGGCTTATGATTTTGGAGCGCAAAGGGAAGATGAAGTTATTGTTCCTGCGCTTTCTTTTGTAGCGACGGGCAATGCTGTTTTGCATGCAGGATTCAAGCCTGTTTTTGTTGATATTGATTACAAGACGCTTAATATTGATCCGCAAAAAATAGAAGCTGTTATTACAAAAAAAACAAAAGCCATTATGCCGGTTCATCTGATGGGTAAGCCTGCCCAGATGGATGTTATTATGGATATTGCTAAAAAGCATAATTTGTTTGTTGTTGAGGATGCGGCTGAAGCCCATGGTGCTGTTTATAAGGGTAAAAAAGTAGGCGAATGGGGTGACATGGCGGCCTATAGTCTTTATTTAGCGCATATCATTACAACGGTTGAGGGTGGAATTGTGACAACCAACAGAGAAGATTTGGCAGAGATTTTGCGGTCTCTTCGATGTCATGGGCGTGCGTGTAAATGTAAGACATGTGTAGTTAATACAATTAATGGTTATTGTGAAAAACGTTTTGCGGACGGCAAAGATATTCGATTTATTTTTGAGCGCGTTGGCTATTCATCAAAAATGAACGAGCTAGAGGCTGCTGTGGGTATCGCAAGCCTTGAGATGTATGACGATATTATTGAAAAAAGACATCATAATTTGATCACCATGATTAATCGGCTAAAAGAATTCGGTGATTTTTTAGATACCATTGAAGAGGAAAAAGATGAAAAAATCGGTCCTCATGCCTTCCCAATCATTGTTAAAAAAGACGCGCCTTTTACTCGCAATGAATTAGTTGATTATTTAGATAAAAATGGCATTGATACGCGTGATCTTTTTTCTTCAATGCCGACGCAGTGCGCGGGTTTTAAATATCTAGGACATAGATTAGGCGAATTTCCAGTTTCTGAGTTTATGGGAACTAATGGTCTTCATATTGGTGTTCATCAAGATATTGGTGCACAACA of Candidatus Omnitrophota bacterium contains these proteins:
- the rfbD gene encoding dTDP-4-dehydrorhamnose reductase, which encodes MKNKVLITGGLGQLGIAFQERFLKDRVDFCSADKQDFDISDIDQAQELIKQTRPDFIVNCAAYNLVDKAEDDPKEAFLVNREGVKNLALLCREKGIFLVHYGTDYIFDGKKGKPYTEEDASNPLNQYGISKLAGEKAVEEILSDYLIFRVSWVFGKGKQNFLYKLNEWVQKSNALQITDDEISVPTSVDDIVEGTMRAMKKSLVGLYHMPNSGLCSRYEWAKYFFERMQKKIDIKPVSLESFNLKAKRPKFSAMSNEKVCQLLNWNMPSWQKSVESFISLKQGKY
- a CDS encoding DegT/DnrJ/EryC1/StrS family aminotransferase, with product MKVPFGTITINKQAKDLVNEALNSGRVSSGKYVSEFEQGFASLVNAKEAIAVSSGTDADILALATAYDFGAQREDEVIVPALSFVATGNAVLHAGFKPVFVDIDYKTLNIDPQKIEAVITKKTKAIMPVHLMGKPAQMDVIMDIAKKHNLFVVEDAAEAHGAVYKGKKVGEWGDMAAYSLYLAHIITTVEGGIVTTNREDLAEILRSLRCHGRACKCKTCVVNTINGYCEKRFADGKDIRFIFERVGYSSKMNELEAAVGIASLEMYDDIIEKRHHNLITMINRLKEFGDFLDTIEEEKDEKIGPHAFPIIVKKDAPFTRNELVDYLDKNGIDTRDLFSSMPTQCAGFKYLGHRLGEFPVSEFMGTNGLHIGVHQDIGAQQIDYVFETVGDFIKSKIR